The genomic DNA GGGTGGTACTGACCGGGCCCGTGACGTCAGCGTGCGCGGCAGCCAAGGCGGCCGAATCCTGCACAAACCGGACGTTGAGCTGCCGTTCGCGACTCCAGGCACTGAGCGCACCCGTGGCATCATTAATGACGACCACGGGAGCGGCACGCCGCCACGGCTCCGCTTCGAAAGTTTCTTCCAGGACGCGCCACAACATCCGGTCGATGTTGTCGGGTTCGTGTTCGTCTGGTGTCATCGGGGTAGATCCTCCCACTGGGTGCCGACGGGTTCGGCGGTTAATTGCCCGGCCGTGATCGAGGCCAGGTGTGCGTTAAACCGTTCGAGTGCCCCGCCTTCGTCTTCGACTCCGACGGTCATGGTCGCCTGGGGGCCTGCGTACTCGGTGCCCAACACGGTGTACTGTGCCGACCGTAATTCGTTCTCTACGCGTCCAACCTCCCCGTGGGGTGCTTGCACCGCAACATGCAACATCCGCTGGCGAATACGCATCGGGGTCTGCTCCAACGCGGCGACCACCGTATCCGAATAGGCCCGGACGAGGCCGCCGGCTCCGAGCTTGACGCCCCCAAAGTAGCGCACGACGATCGCACACACATCGGACAGATCGGCATATTCGTCACCGTCATGCAGCGCACGGAAATTCGTCAGCGCTTGCAACATCGGCATCCCGGCGGTTCCGGCGGGTTCGCCATCGTCGGAGGAACGCTGAACGTCGCGATCCGGGCCTAACACGAATGCCGGCACGACGTGGGTGGCTGCGTGATGCACTCCCCGGACTTCGTCAATCCAGGCTCTGGCCTCGTCTTCTGTCTCGACGCGACGGATCATACCGATAAACTCAGAACGGCGGATATCTAAGGTAACCTCCACCGGATTGCGGTGGGACACCACGGTATAACGTCTCGTACGAGCAGAATCAGCATGTTGCATGCACCCAAGTCTACCCAGGAGCACTATGCGTCATCTCGCACTGACCGGCGGCATCGGATCCGGCAAGTCCACCGTCGCCCAATTTTTCGCCGAACGTGGCGCAACCATCATCGACGCCGACGCGATTTCCCGCGACCTCATGGAACCCGGTCAACGGGTCCTGGCTGAGGTTATCGAGACTTTCGGCGACCACCTGCTGGATGATGCCGGCCGGCTCGACCGGCAAGCGCTGGCCGAGGTGGTGTTCAGCGACGACGAGGCCCGGGAACAGCTCAACGCGATCGTGCATCCGGCCGTGCGCGCCGAAGCGACCCGACAGCGCGAAGCCGCTGCCGCCGCTGACCCTGAGGACGCCGTGATTATCCAAGACATCCCGTTGTTGGTTGAAACCGGACAGGCGGATACCTACGACGGCGTCATTGTCATCTATACCGATCATGACACTCGGTTGCAACGGCTCGTCGAAACCCGGGGGATGAGCCTTGCGGACGCCAAGGCGCGCATCGCAGCCCAAGCCACCGACGAGCAGCGCAAGGCGGTGGCCGACTGGGTCATCGACAATTCCGGTTCGCTCGAAGACACCGAAGCCCAGGTCGATGCCGTGTGGCGTCAGCTGCGAGGCTGACGGGTCACCACAGATACAGATGTAACTGCACACCAGCACCTGCGCCGCCCGGGGAGCCCTTAGCCAGGGGGCGAACAAGTGGTCGCGATTCGATAGTCCCGCGTAACATATGGGACATGAGTATGGCCCGAGAAATTAAGCGCGTCGTCGCCCCGTTCAAAGTCGAGGCACCCTATGAGCCTGCCGGCGACCAGCCCCAAGCCATCAAAGAGCTTACCGAACGCATCGAGGGTGGCGAAAAGGACGTGGTCCTGCTCGGCGCCACCGGTACCGGGAAATCGGCCACAACCGCATGGCTTGTTGAACGGTTACAACGGCCAACCCTGGTGCTTGTTCAAAACAAGACCTTGGCCGCCCAGTTAGCCAATGAGTTCCGCGAGTTGCTGCCCCACAACGCGGTCGAATACTTCGTGTCGTACTACGACTATTACCAACCCGAAGCCTACGTCCCACAAACCGATACGTTTATTGAAAAAGACTCCTCAATTAACGAAGAAGTCGAACGCTTACGCCACTCGGCGACCAACGCCCTGTTGACTCGACGAGACACCATCGTCGTGGCGACCGTTTCATCGATCTTCGGTCTCGGGACACCAGAAGAGTACATTGCTCAGATGGTTACGCTTCGCGTCGGAGATATGTTGGACCGGGATGATCTGCTGCGGCAATTCGTGCAGATGCAATACGCTCGCAACGACACCGACTTCCACCGCGGTACCTTCCGGGTACGCGGCGATACGGTCGAGATCATTCCCATGTATGAAGAGCTCGCGGTGCGGATCGAGTTCTTCGGTGACGAAATCGAAACGATTCAAACGCTGCATCCGCTGACCGGCAACGTCGTCCGCGAGGAAGAAGAGATGTACATCTTCCCGGCATCCCACTACGTTGCCGGCGATACGCGCATGTCGCGCGCGATCAAAGACATCGAAAACGAGCTGCGGGATCGTCTCCAAGAACTCGAATCCCAGAACAAGCTGTTAGAGGCACAGCGGTTGCGCATGCGCACCACCTATGACCTCGAAATGATGCAGCAGATGGGGTACTGCAATGGCATCGAGAACTACTCGCGCCACATCGACGGACGAGCACCCGGATCCGCCCCGCATACGCTGCTTGATTATTTCCCCGACGACTTCCTCTTGGTCATCGACGAGTCGCACGTGACCGTGCCGCAGATCGGCGGCATGTACGAAGGGGATGCCTCCCGCAAGCGCACTCTCGTGGACCACGGGTTCCGGCTCCCGTCCGCATTGGATAACCGGCCCCTGAAATGGGACGAATTCCTGGAGCGAATCGGCCAGACGGTTTACCTGTCTGCCACGCCGGGCCCCTATGAACTCAGTCAAGCCGACGGTGTCGTTGAACAAATCATCCGTCCTACCGGGCTGATTGACCCGCAGATCATCGTCAAAGAAACCAAGGGCCAAATTGATGACCTCATGGATGAGATCAATCTGCGCGTCGAACGCGATGAGCGCGTCCTGGTGACGACTCTGACGAAACGGATGGCCGAAGACCTTACCGAATATTTGCTCGACCACGGCGTCAAAGTCGAATATTTGCACTCCGACGTCGATACGCTGCGCCGTGTCGAACTCATGACAGAGCTACGTCGCGGTATTTTTGACGTCCTGGTCGGGATTAATCTACTTCGCGAAGGTTTGGACCTTCCCGAAGTCTCGCTCGTGTCGATCCTCGACGCCGATAAGGAAGGCTTCTTACGGTCGAACCGCTCGCTCATCCAGACCATTGGGCGTGCAGCTCGTAACGTTTCGGGTGAGGTACATATGTACGCAGATAAAATCACCGACTCGATGCAGTACGCCATCGATGAGACAAATCGCCGACGCGAAATTCAGATTGCGCACAATAAGAAACACGGCATTGACCCCCAGCCGCTTCGCAAACGCATCGCTGATATTACCGATCAGCTGGCACGTGAGGACGCCGATACCGCGGATCTCATGTCCGGCATGGCAGGCATCAAAACTGGTTTCGATTACGGTATGGGCAAACGTGGTTATACCGCGGCGATTACCGAGGATCAACAACGCGCCGCAATGACAGCCGAGGACGGAAAGGTCGCCAAGCTGGCCGCAGTGCCGGCCAAAGACCTCTCCGATCTGATTCAGCAAATGTCCGATCAGATGCACCAGGCGGCAGAAGACCTCAATTTTGAGCTCGCCGCACGGTTACGTGATGAAGTATCCGAACTCAAAAAAGAGCTTCGCGACATGCAACGCGAAGGTCACGCGTAGCCACGAAAGCTGATCCAACAGCGAGTCGAGCTCCCGTCGTGATGCAAGAGGTTTTCCTGGTATAGTCTGATCCGAACAAGGGAGTATCCCAAAAGCTCCGCACACGTCAACACGTCGAACATCGTGGTTCGGCCGGGTGCGGACCCCGTATCTACGTCGGGGGAGAGACTTGTGGACTCAAAGCTACCTAAAAACTAGGAAGGACTCCCTTACATGGAGATTACTGGGTTTACTTGGGCTGTCACGATTGCCGTGATTGTCGGCTTGTTATTATTCGACTATTTTTTTCACGTCAGAAAATCACACACCCCCACTATCAAAGAGGCCGCCATTTGGTCTGCGCTCTACGTGGGACTGGCGCTGGCTTTCGGTCTAGTGTTCTTTTTCCTCGGCGACACCGACTATGCGGTCGAGTACTACGCCGGTTTCATTACCGAAAAAGCTTTATCGGTTGATAACCTTTTCGTGTTCATGATCATCATGACCAGCTTCAGTGTGCCGCGACAGTACCAGCAAAAAGTGCTGCTATTTGGTATTACGTTCGCGCTGATCAGCCGCACCATCTTTATTCTTGCGGGTGCAGCCATCCTCGAGTGGTGGTCGGACGCCTTCTACATCTTCGGTATCTTCTTGCTCCTGTTAGCCGGCCAGCAACTGAAGTCGGAGTTCTCATCCGCTGACGAGGCGCAGTCCGAAGCCGACAACTTTTTGGTCCGGTTTGCCCGCAAAATCCTCCCGGTCGCTGAACACTACGACGGTGATAAGCTCACCACCAAAGTCGACGGCAAACGCCTCGTGACTCCGATGCTGCTCGTCATGGTCGCGATCGGTGCAACAGATATTATCTTCGCGCTCGACTCGATCCCGGCGATTTTCGGCTTGACTCAAGAACCCTATATTGTCTTCACCGCTAACGCGTTTGCCTTGTTGGGTCTGCGCCAGTTGTACTTCCTCATCGACGGGCTGCTCGATCGGTTGGTGTACCTCGGGTACGGTCTGGCCGCGATTCTCGGGTTCATCGGGATCAAGCTCATGCTGCACGCGCTGAGCCAGAACAACCTGCCCTTCATCTACGACGGCCAAGATGTGCCAGTCCACGAACCAAGTACCGGCACCTCACTCCTGGTGATTATTGGCATCCTGGTGGTCACCATCGTATGGTCGCTGCTCAGCCCACGTGGCAAAGCGCTCCGGGCTCTGCAGAACGCTGAGAAATTCGCCCACCGGTACACCCAACTCCCGGATGACGCCCCAGCCGAAGAGCGCGCCGCTGCCGGCCAGAAGATGGATTACTGGACTCAGCGTGCCGAAGAAGTTGAGCACCGTTATCTCGACGAACTCATCGAGCACAAAGACCAGTGGTCGGCCATTATCAGGATCGGACATGAGACACGACTCGAGGACGCGAACCGTCGGGGCATCCCAGCGCTGACGTCCCAAAAGATTGTGCGAACCAAGGGGCCGGTCCTAGCCCCCGACACCAACGGCAAACCCAATGCCTCCGAGTCCTCTGAATCATCGGATCTCAAAGACTAGCGTCACCTCAGAGGTATAAAGGCTAGCCACACCCCCGTCAGTTATCCCAGTAGGTATTTCTGATGGGGGTTTGTGCTGGGTCTAACCACGGAGCTGGAATCCAGTAGAGCACCCCATCAGGATCCCAGGTGGGCGTCCAAACTCCTTGGTGGACGCGGGTGTGGCACGCGTTGCACAACAAAATCAGGTTGGTGATGTCGGTGCCACCTTCGTGGAGCCAATGTTGAGCATGATGTCCTTGAGTCCAAACCGGAGGGACTCGGCATCCCGGCCCTCGACATCCACCTCGCATGCCAGCGGCGAGGATTTGGTCATCGCTAAACACGCGCTTCCCGCGGCCAAGAAAGAGCGGAACACCGGCTTGGTTAAAGATCGCCGGGATGATTTTGGCATCACAGAGATCCTGCAGCACAGCCGCCGGGGAGACCGAACCCGTTTGGAAGTTGTGCGAAACATAAGGATGCCCACGCGCTGTTCCACTTTCTGCTGTATCCGAAGGGTTTGCGTCATCCGGTGCGTCGTGTGCTGGGGCGTGCGTCCACCAGTGCGGTGCCAATAGCGGATCTGGATCGAAAGAGTTTTCCGACTCCGGGATGTCCGGGGGTTCGTCTTCACCGGCGACGTGTTGAAGGGGAGTCACTGAAGCTGGAACGCCTGGATCGAAGCCGTTGAGGCCGGGTGGCCGCCGGTGTTCCGCATCGAGGTGGAAACGCGCGTCGAGTCGATCCTGTTGCATGCGAATCAGGGTTTCATAATCCATCACGGTCCATAAAATGGCGGGTGCACGTTTATATTCGGGCATGCCCTCTGAACCGGGGGATCGTTTCCCTTGGGCCTTGAGCATCGTGATGAACACGTCGTGGGCTTTCTCTGCTCGGCTTCTAGGGTCGAGTTTCCGAAGCTCTTCACGGCTGACTGGTTCTCCCTGATCGGTTTCAACGAAGGTCGCGGGGTCATCCACGGCATCGTCCATCCGGTCGTGGAATAACGCCAACCGTTCTTCTGCTGACATCTCATCGTTATAGGGAGTCGGTCCGCCCAGGTCCAGCTCATCGAATAATCCAGGCCTGTGCCCTTCTCGCTCGTCGGCATCGTCGAACGCATCCGCAGCAGTCTCACTAGCTACCTCTGCGTATTGCTCTTGTGACTGTCCCGGGTCTCCTACGGCCGAATGCGTAGGCGGTTTCGGTTGTGCAGGGTGGCGGTTCGTTCCAGAACCAGGGGTTGGATCGCTCGGGTCCGCTGTGGCCGATTGCGGGGCCTCCGAGTCTTCGTCGGCACCTTGGCGGAATTTGTCTTGGTTGACTTTGAAGTTCAGTCCCGCCAGAATGAGCGCCTCGATCAGTTCCACGTTCGCCACATCGGTCACGAGGTTGAGGTGAAGTTTGCCGCGGGCAATCCTCGTGCGCAGTGAGTTGCTAACTTTCGTGAGACGTTCTTCGGGTGAAGGCCCGTCGGGATCAATAATGTGGGCGACCTGGTTGAGCCAGGCTGTCGATTCGTCGGCCAATTGTTGTGCGGTCATGCGCTGGGATGCATCGGTGAAGATCGAATCCATCGACTGGAGGACCTCTGTGGCGTTGTCTTTGGTCAGGCCTGCCGCGAGACAGAAATCGTAAAATCTTTTGGCGATGTGCGTCATGCGGTCCATATTTTCCGACGGGATAGCCCCGTTGGCATAGGCCTGGGCCATCTGCGGTAACACTGGCTCGCGTCCGATCCCGACGATGGTGGTGGGTTCGGCGGCGATCAACTCGGCTCGAGCATAATGTTTCCCCATCTGGCGGGTGTCGACTTGGAAACGGTCTGCCAACCAACGTTTTCCGGTCTTAAACAAGTTCACTGAGGCCGGTATCCCGAGCACAGTGTCGCGATCGAGGTCATACGCCCGATCCGCTAGACCCGTAAGGTTAGATACCATCGCGTCCTGGACGCGCAGGGTGGTCACCAGATTGTCGACCATACCCGGGAGCGTGTTGTAATAATCTTCTGGGGCTTCGGGGGTGGGTCCGGCGTGTTTTCCCACAGATCCCACGGTCTGCTCCGCAGCGGGAGCTGACCACATGGTGTCCCAATCCCTTGCGGTAGCGAACCTATGGCGGGCGAACTCGTGGTAGGCCGTGGGGTCCGTGAGTTTGTCATATTGGCGCCTAGCCACACGCAATTGCAACGCCTGGAGAGAGCCCAACGACAATCCGTCCAGCACCTCATCCGAGATGAGCTCCGTGGTGTCAGGAATGGTCGTCACCATGGTTTTCACCCCCGCTGTGAACTGAATATAAAGCGCGCTCTGGATGGTACTCAGTGTAGAAACCCACGCACGTATCGCAGGAACAACAGGTGGTAATTGGGGAAAATCTCGACCGGATTGGCCGGGCTGTGGAAAAGGCTCAGCGTGGGGTCGAAGGTGCCGAGGCAGGGACCCCGTCGGGCCGGATCATCGCGTGTAAGCGGTTGAAAATCTCTGCTCCCGCTTGTGCGATCCCATCATGGTGCCACCGGTCCGATTCCCAAACCTCGAGGTTGGCCACCTGTTGGGCCGTGGTGATGGAAAGATCACGGTCGACGTAGACATCGTCGGTATATACCAGTGCAGCGACGGGAACCGTATTGGACGCCAACTGGTCAAGGTCATAGAGCGTGCCCCACGCATTGTACGTAGCGATGAGTTCCGTGGCCCGAGCGATAGGCTGCAGCGCGGGGTCGAGCTGGGTGTACCAGTCGAAGCACATTTCCCCGGTGAGCAGGGGAGTATCGGCCTTTTTGGGGTTGAAATCCGGGAACTCAGCCAAGACGCGCTGGGCTGCCCAATTGGTAGGTTGTGCTCCGGGTTGGGCGTAAATGGCTTCATGCAGGATCAGGTATAACGGGTTGGTGGCCCGGGAAACCTGCTGGTAAACGGCGTCCAAAAAAGAGTCCGACAGCGTGTTCGTGCCCGGGATGAACGCTTCTTCTAGCACGTAGTGCAGCGCGTCGATTCGAGTATTGCCCCCCAAATACATGCCCAAAGCCTGCACCCGGCCCACTGTCAACGGTGACCCATCAGGCAGCACGATGTCACCACGACGCACGCGACGGTAGATATGCGTCAAGATTTCCAGGTCAGTGGGGAAACGTCGGAAGTATTGGCGGTTGCGGGCCCGCATACGTTGATACGTGGCCTGATAGACCTGGTCGGCCGGTCCCTCCAGCGGCGGCAAGCCCCCGGTAATCATCGACCCGGCCAGACCCTGCGGGGCAAACGACAGGTACGTGAGGGTACAAAACCCACCGAAGGACTGACCTAACGTCACCCAAGGGTCAGCGCCGAGCGCCAGTCGGATGGCTTCGGCATCGGCCACAATATCGGGGGCTCGGAAGTGACGCAGATAGTGGGCTTGGGCCGACGGGGCGCCACGCTGCACGAGGGTGTGGTGACTGATCGGCGTGGATAGACCGGTGCCGCGTTGGTCGAGCATCAGGACGCGGTAATGTTTCAGGGCTTCAGCCAACCACCCGCCAACCCGCGAGGGTCGCGACCCTTTCCCACCAGGTCCGCCCTGTAAAAACAACAGCCAGGGCCTGTCCTGACCGTCAGCAGCCCGGTATTCGCGGGCATAGACCGTCAGCTGCTCTCCGTCGGGCACGCTGTGGTCCAACGGGACGGTGAAATGGTGATCGACAATCCCGGTCCCGTCCTGCATCCAGGCAAGCGTTCCTGCGGTGTGAGTGACTGACATCGTGGGCTCCTTGGACGACGGCTCGAACGGTGGCTTGTGTCTCGAGTCTAGCGTTGGGCTGCTTCGCGCAGAGCGGCCCCGTCAAGCCGGTAGGTGGTCCAGCCGTCCATCGGGTAGGCACCTAACGACTGATAGAAGTCAATGGCCGGGGTATTCCAGTCGAGCACCGAGCATTCATAGCGGGCGTACCCGCGTGCCACCGCGAGCTCAGCAAGATGTACCAACAGCTCTTTCCCGTGGCCGCGACCACGCAACTGCGGGATGACAAAGAGGTCCTCCAACCAGATGCCGTGGACGCCCTCCCAGGTCGAATAGGTTTCAAACCAGATGGCGATCCCGGCCACTTGCACTTGCCCGTCCACCACATCATCGAGCACGTGACAGAATACGCGCGGATTGGGTCCGAATAAATGCTGATGCAACAGCTGCTCGGTGTTGTCGACCGCATCGGGCTCGCGTTCATACACAGCCAACTGGTGAATCAGGTCAAGGATGGCGGCCACATCGTCGGGGGCAGCCTCCCGGACGACGCCGGTTGTCGAGAGCGAAGGGTCAGTCATGGTTGAGGCTCCTCGGTCGTAGCGTTACTTAGAGTAGCGGGGTGCCGACGGACAGGGTGGTGACAGCGGGTGAGCCCTGGTCGTTGGAGGCGCTCAAGTGCACGACGGCGTTGATGGCGAAGTCATGGTTGCCGTTGGGGTCCACCAGTACCTGAGTGACCAACCAGTAGTCGCCGGCCTCGGCGCCTACGTCGGCCATTTCCGCGGCCGTGAGTTCAGGGTGTTTCTCGACCCGGAAGAACTCCGGGACCCGGGCGGCCGGTGAATCGTCGAGGTCTTCGTAGGTACCAAAGTAGTCGTCGAGCGCATCGGCCCAGTTATCCGAGGTAAACGGCACTGCGCCGTCGGGTAGATAGTCCAGGGCCTCAAGACGGGACTCTTGTTCATCGCCAAAGAACTGCACACGCTGGAACATCGCATTGCGCAGCATCACGGTAAACACCCCGATGGTGTCGGTCAGTTTCGGTGGCTCTGGCGGGCTGATGGACTCGTGGTCGGCGATCAACTGGTCGACGTCGTCGGCCATCATGTGTTCCCACTCTTCCAACAGCGAGGAGTCGGTCGTGACGATGATGGTTTCCAACCACTCTTGGAGCAGGTTGAGCTCATCGGTGCGCAGCTCCTGGGGAATCGTCTGGCGCAGCGCCTTGGCCGCGTCGGTCAGGTAGCGCAGTAGCACGCCCTCGGAGCGGGCAATCCCGTAATAGTTAACGTAGTCGCCGAAGCCCATGGCGCGTTCGTACATGTCGCGGACCACCGACTTGGGCTGCAATTCGAATTCGGTCAACCATGGGGCGCCCTGCCGGTAGATCTCAAATTGTTGGCTCAGCAGCTCGGCAAGTGGCTGCGGGTAGGTGAGCTCATCGAGGACCTTCATCCGTTCGGCGTACTCATACCCATCGGCGCGCATCCGCGTCATTTCCTCATCCCGAACTTTGCGCAACTGGGCGGTGAGTACCTGGCGAGGTGCTTCCAGGGTGGCTTCGATGATCGAGACCATATCCACCGCGTAGGTGGGGGAGTCGGTGTCGAGCAGCTCAAACGCCGCCAACGCAAACGGGCTTAGCGGCTGATTCAGTGCGAAATCGGCTTGCAGCTCGACCGTGAGTTCCAGCCGATTGCCCCACTCGTCGGGCTGGTCATTGACCACGACGACGTCGGTGACCAGCAATTCTCGCAGGATGCCTAGCGCCCGACGTTGCAGTGCGGCCTTGGATGCTTTGGTTTCGGCCGAGCGTAGGATCATCCGGCGCACCGAGGTTACCGGGTTACCCGGCCGGGCCAGGATGTTGAGCAGGATCGAATGGGTGATGCGCATGCGCGAGACCATCGGCTCGGGTTCGGCTGCGACAAGCTTTTCGAAGGTGGCCTTGGACCAGGACACGAACCCCTTGGGCGGGGATTTTTTCGGTTGCGATTTCGAGGATTGTGCAATCCGGCGAGCTCGTTCCTCGTCGTTTTTAATCGCGGCGAATTTTTCGGCTGCCTTGGCGTCGGCCAACTGATTTTCGATCACGTGTTCGGGTGCTTGGACCACCACCGTGCCGGCCGTATCGAAACCAGCGCGTCCGGCACGACCGGCGATTTGATGAAATTCCCGGGCGTTGAGGTGGCGCTGTTTGGTGCCGTCAAACTTCGACAGCGCAGTGATCAGTACCGTGCGGATCGGGACATTAATGCCCACCCCCAGCGTGTCCGTTCCGGCGATGACCTTCAGTAAGCCCTCTTGGGCTAGTCGCTCTACCAGTCGGCGGTATTTGGGCAACATCCCGGCGTGGTGGACCCCGATGCCCTGGCGGATCAACCGGTTGAGCGTCTTGCCGAAGCCTGAACTAAACCGGAAGTCACGAATCAGCTCGGCGATGCGATCCTTCTCGGCCCGGGACGTCACCGAGATCGAGGCCAGATTTGTGGCCTGTTCGACGGCATCAAGTTGTGAAAAATGCACGATGTACACCGGGGAGAGCTCAGAGGTCACGAGGGTCTCGACCTGCTGTTGCACCGGGACTTCCGAGTACTCAAAGTACAGTGGAATGGGCCGGGTCGCAGACGATACCGTCACGGTCTTCCGCCCGGTGCGCTCTGTCAGTGAGGTCTCGAAGAAACTGGTATCCCCCAGAGTGGCCGACATCAACACGAACTGGGCCTGCGGCAGCTCCAGCAGGGGGACTTGCCAGGCCCAGCCGCGCTGCGGGTCCGAGTAGAAGTGGAACTCATCCATCACCACGGGCCCGACCTCGAGTCCGGATCCCTCCCGTAGCGCATGAATCGCCAGAATTTCGGCGGTGCAACAGATAATGGGCGCATCCGGGTTAATCGCCGAGTCCCCGGTGACCATCCCGACGTGCTCGGCACCAAAAATCTCGATCAGATCGAAAAACTTTTCCGAGACCAAGGCTTTGATCGGAGCAGTGTAGTAGCTGGTTTGCCCGTTGGCGAGCGCATAGAAGTGCGCTGCGAGTGCAACCATCGATTTGCCCGACCCGGTCGGGGTTGCCATGATGACGTTTTTGCCGTCGGCCAGTTCGGTGACCGCCTCATCTTGGGCGGGGTACAGCTCAATACCGCGGTGGCCGGTCCATTCGACAAACCGGTCATAGAGTAATACCGGCTCGAGCTCTTCGCCGTGGTCAGGATCAGGAATAAAATCAGTCAGTTGCACCTGATCCATCCTAGTACCCCGACGGGTAATGCCCGGCTGGACGAAGATTGCGATTCATAACGCTGACCTGTCAGCCCCCACAGGGGGCGGTTTAGGCTTGGGCTATGGAAAACTTTGTCTGGGATCCTGCCCAATATGCCCACTTCGCCGGTCACCGCGCGCGCCCGTTTGTCGACCTGACCAATGCCATCCAACTGGAGGCGCCGCAGAAAGTCTTCGATATGGGGTGTGGTCCCGGCAATATGACCGTCACACTCGCCCAACGCTGGCCCGAGGCTGAGATCACCGGGTATGACGCGTCAGCGGAGATGATCGAAGATGCCCAGCACATGGTGGCCAACCGTGACGATGACGCGTGGGCTAACGTGTCATTTGCCCAGCAAGAGGCCGGCACGTGGATGCCCCCGGCCGATACCGATGTGATCGTGTCCAATGCGATGTTCCAGTGGCTACCCAATCACATCGATATTATTAGCGGATGGCTGGAATCCCTGAAACCGGGGGCATGGTTTGCGATGCAGGTCCCGGGCAACAGCGTGGCGCGTTCTCATCAGTACATCGGAGAGCTCGCCGCTGAAGAGAAGTTTTCGGTTGCCAAGGACGCAGCGTACACCGGTGAGTCGGTGCACTCGGTGGAAGAATATACTCGGATGCTGCTGGAACACAGCTTCCGTCCCAACGTGTGGGAAACAACCTATCACCAGGTGCTCACGGGCCCCGATCCGGTCTTCGACTGGGTCAAAGGTGCTGCACTGCGGCCCGTGTTACAAAAGCTGGCGGAGCACGATGCGACCCACGTCACCACACTCCACGATGCCTTCGTGCTGCGGTACAAGGCTGAGATGCTCGCCGCCTATCCGCCCTATACCGGTCCGGATGGCCAAGAAGTCACCGTGTACCCGTTCCGACGCATCTTCGTCGTCGGGCATAAAGAACTGGATTATTTTATCTAGCCGGGCAGGTGCCGGCGCGCAGCAAGAACTACCAGCCGCGCTGGCGCCATTCGTCCAAGTGTGGCCGTTCATGGCCCAAGATGGTCGAGCCACCGTGGCCGGGCAGTACGACAGTGTCGTCGTCGTAGACGGCAAAAACGCGTTCGGTCACATCGGTTAGTAGCGAGTCAAAACGTTGCGGATCGTCCCAGGTATTGCCGACGCCGCCGGGGAACAGTGAATCGCCCGAAAAAATAATGGTCGGTTCGTCGCCGTTGGGCACATACACCAAGGCGACGGAACCCGGGGTGTGACCGCGCAGTCCAATAACGTCCAATTCGATTCCGGGAAACTGTGCCTTATCGCCGTGTTTTAGCTCCACTTTGGCCGCAATGCCCGTGGCCTCACGAATCGCTTCGGCGTCGGGGGCACCAGCTGAGGTGGGTACCTTGGTCCGTTCCACGACCTCT from Enteractinococcus fodinae includes the following:
- a CDS encoding methyltransferase domain-containing protein, whose amino-acid sequence is MENFVWDPAQYAHFAGHRARPFVDLTNAIQLEAPQKVFDMGCGPGNMTVTLAQRWPEAEITGYDASAEMIEDAQHMVANRDDDAWANVSFAQQEAGTWMPPADTDVIVSNAMFQWLPNHIDIISGWLESLKPGAWFAMQVPGNSVARSHQYIGELAAEEKFSVAKDAAYTGESVHSVEEYTRMLLEHSFRPNVWETTYHQVLTGPDPVFDWVKGAALRPVLQKLAEHDATHVTTLHDAFVLRYKAEMLAAYPPYTGPDGQEVTVYPFRRIFVVGHKELDYFI
- a CDS encoding MBL fold metallo-hydrolase, with the protein product MSKTSPTIGPIKVLFDLPQVTIRTRSVSEMNNNVYLITSKTTGAQVLIDAADEPDAIMELVASAAADTPCDLDLVSVITTHEHWDHIRALPEVVERTKVPTSAGAPDAEAIREATGIAAKVELKHGDKAQFPGIELDVIGLRGHTPGSVALVYVPNGDEPTIIFSGDSLFPGGVGNTWDDPQRFDSLLTDVTERVFAVYDDDTVVLPGHGGSTILGHERPHLDEWRQRGW